From the genome of Bradyrhizobium elkanii USDA 76, one region includes:
- a CDS encoding DapH/DapD/GlmU-related protein has product MNAPNLTRPKLAETVIEPTVKLREVEVGRCCEVLGDTAIEYTELGDYSYLGSGCMVADAVIGRFCAIAAQVRIGAPNHPVERPSQHRFTYCPEYYSASAERDHGFFSDRRADRVVIGNDVWIGHGVIVLPGVTVGDGAVLAAGAVVSRDVAPYTIVGGVPARPIKERFNRKIAAELSQIAWWNWPAETIWERLPEFQSGDVEAFCARWRA; this is encoded by the coding sequence ATGAACGCACCGAACCTGACCCGCCCCAAGCTTGCCGAGACCGTCATCGAACCGACGGTCAAGCTGCGCGAGGTCGAGGTCGGACGTTGCTGCGAGGTGCTCGGCGACACCGCGATCGAATACACCGAGCTCGGCGATTACTCCTACCTCGGCAGCGGCTGCATGGTCGCCGACGCCGTGATCGGCCGCTTCTGCGCGATCGCGGCGCAGGTCCGCATCGGTGCGCCCAATCACCCGGTCGAGCGTCCCTCCCAGCACCGCTTCACCTACTGCCCCGAATATTACTCGGCCTCTGCCGAGCGCGATCACGGCTTCTTCAGCGATCGGCGCGCGGACCGTGTCGTGATCGGAAACGACGTCTGGATCGGCCATGGCGTGATCGTGCTGCCCGGCGTCACCGTCGGAGACGGCGCGGTGCTGGCGGCCGGCGCGGTGGTCTCGCGCGACGTCGCCCCATACACCATCGTCGGCGGCGTGCCGGCCCGGCCGATCAAGGAGCGGTTCAACCGCAAGATCGCGGCCGAGCTGTCGCAGATCGCCTGGTGGAACTGGCCGGCCGAGACCATCTGGGAGCGCCTGCCCGAGTTCCAGTCAGGTGATGTCGAGGCGTTTTGCGCGCGGTGGCGAGCTTGA
- a CDS encoding (2Fe-2S)-binding protein: MTTLNLTINGQKHGPIEVRDDLSMNDFLREMLGMTGTKFGCGAAQCLSCAVIIDNPDGTSYTTPTCVVPAANFDGKAIRTVEGHARDGELSALQRAFIDHFAFQCGYCTAGFLNEGQVLLERLAKTPVTRDQLESVIADALDGHLCRCTGYIKYHQAVRDVILADSKRYLTASK; encoded by the coding sequence GTGACGACGCTCAACCTTACCATCAACGGCCAGAAGCACGGCCCGATCGAGGTCCGCGACGACCTCTCGATGAACGATTTCCTTCGGGAAATGCTCGGGATGACCGGCACCAAGTTCGGCTGCGGCGCCGCGCAATGCCTGAGCTGTGCCGTCATCATCGATAATCCCGACGGCACGAGCTACACCACCCCGACCTGCGTGGTGCCGGCCGCGAATTTCGACGGCAAGGCGATCCGCACCGTCGAGGGCCACGCCAGGGACGGCGAACTCTCGGCGTTGCAGCGCGCCTTCATCGACCACTTCGCGTTCCAGTGCGGCTATTGCACCGCCGGTTTCCTCAACGAGGGCCAGGTGCTGCTCGAACGGCTGGCGAAGACGCCGGTGACGCGGGACCAGCTCGAGAGCGTCATTGCGGATGCGCTCGACGGCCATCTGTGCCGTTGCACCGGCTACATCAAGTATCACCAGGCGGTGCGCGACGTGATCCTCGCCGATTCCAAACGCTACCTGACCGCCAGCAAGTGA
- a CDS encoding tetratricopeptide repeat protein, with the protein MCKPLHAIVFAVALAAPVLAHAQSADLVLCDRLAADPTDPDKPADVKGVPDIASADIATAIKYCAVAARSSRRAMYELGRAYAANRQTAEAASAWRKAADKGSTSAMVELGVLYGNGTGFARDEAQARKLFERAAQAGNARGVSNLAALGGGAAADPARARELLGKSAETNAEAQYQLGMMLAEGKGGAQDDAAARALFEKAAAQNHPGALERMGAFAQAGRGGPKDSDAAKAYYERAAALGDEDAKKALERARCPYVIKDKRGNPVTNLCF; encoded by the coding sequence ATGTGCAAACCACTTCACGCGATTGTCTTTGCTGTGGCGCTGGCCGCGCCCGTGCTTGCCCACGCTCAATCGGCCGACCTCGTGCTGTGCGACCGGCTTGCCGCCGATCCCACCGATCCCGACAAGCCGGCCGACGTGAAGGGCGTGCCCGACATCGCGTCGGCCGACATCGCGACCGCGATCAAGTACTGCGCGGTGGCCGCAAGATCGTCGCGCCGCGCGATGTACGAGCTCGGCCGGGCCTATGCCGCCAATCGGCAGACGGCGGAAGCCGCAAGCGCGTGGCGCAAGGCGGCCGACAAGGGCTCGACATCGGCGATGGTCGAGCTCGGGGTGCTCTACGGTAACGGCACCGGCTTCGCCAGGGACGAGGCGCAGGCGCGCAAATTGTTCGAGCGCGCGGCGCAGGCCGGCAACGCGCGCGGCGTCAGCAATCTCGCCGCGCTCGGCGGCGGCGCAGCGGCTGATCCGGCACGCGCGCGCGAATTGCTTGGCAAGTCCGCCGAGACCAATGCCGAAGCGCAGTACCAGCTCGGCATGATGCTGGCCGAAGGCAAGGGCGGCGCGCAGGACGATGCCGCCGCGCGGGCGCTGTTCGAGAAGGCCGCCGCGCAGAACCATCCCGGCGCGCTGGAGCGGATGGGCGCCTTCGCGCAAGCCGGCCGCGGCGGGCCGAAGGATAGCGATGCCGCAAAGGCCTATTACGAGCGGGCGGCCGCGCTCGGCGACGAGGATGCCAAGAAGGCGCTGGAGCGGGCCCGCTGTCCCTATGTCATCAAGGACAAGCGCGGCAATCCCGTGACCAATCTCTGCTTCTAA
- a CDS encoding ABC-F family ATP-binding cassette domain-containing protein: MIRLDNVSKQVGHQILFIEASAALQKGEKIGLVGPNGAGKTTLFRMISGREIPDEGQVSLDRGISVGYFSQDVGEMSGRSAVAEVMDGAGPVSVVAAELRELEAAMADPDKADEMDDIIARYGEVQHQFEELDGYALDGRAREALAGLGFSQEMMDGDVGKLSGGWKMRVALARILLMRPDVMLLDEPSNHLDLESLIWLEQFLKGYEGALLMTSHDREFINRIINKVVEIDAGQLTTYSGNYEFYEQQRALSDKQQQAQFERQQAMLAKEIKFIERFKARASHAAQVQSRVKKLDKIERVEPPRRRQTVAFEFQPAPRSGEDVVSLKNVHKAYGSKRIYDGLDFMIRRKERWCVMGINGAGKSTLLKLVAGSTEPDDGAVAVGGSVKMGYFAQHAMDLLAGERTVFQSLEDAFPQAGQGSLRALAGCFGFSGDDVEKKCRVLSGGEKARLVMAKMLFDPPNFLVLDEPTNHLDLATKAMLISALAEFEGTMLFVSHDRHFLAALSNRVLELTPDGIHQYGGGYTEYVARTGQEAPGLRS; encoded by the coding sequence ATGATCCGCCTCGATAACGTCTCCAAGCAAGTCGGTCACCAGATCCTCTTCATCGAAGCCTCCGCGGCGCTCCAGAAGGGCGAGAAGATCGGCCTCGTCGGGCCGAACGGCGCCGGCAAGACCACGCTGTTCCGGATGATCTCGGGCCGGGAAATCCCGGACGAGGGCCAGGTCTCGCTCGATCGCGGCATTTCGGTCGGCTATTTCAGCCAGGACGTCGGCGAGATGTCCGGCCGCAGCGCGGTCGCCGAGGTGATGGATGGGGCAGGGCCCGTCAGCGTGGTCGCGGCCGAGCTCAGGGAACTCGAGGCTGCGATGGCCGACCCCGACAAGGCCGACGAGATGGACGACATCATCGCGCGCTATGGCGAGGTGCAGCATCAATTCGAGGAGCTCGACGGCTACGCGCTCGACGGCCGCGCACGCGAAGCGCTGGCGGGTCTCGGCTTCAGCCAGGAGATGATGGACGGCGACGTCGGCAAACTCTCCGGCGGCTGGAAGATGCGGGTGGCGCTGGCGCGCATCCTCTTGATGCGTCCGGACGTCATGCTGCTCGACGAACCGAGCAACCATCTCGATCTCGAAAGCCTGATCTGGCTCGAGCAGTTCCTGAAGGGTTATGAAGGCGCGCTGCTGATGACCTCGCATGACCGCGAGTTCATCAACCGGATCATCAACAAGGTGGTCGAGATCGACGCCGGCCAGCTCACCACCTATTCCGGCAATTACGAGTTCTACGAACAGCAGCGCGCGCTCTCCGACAAGCAGCAGCAGGCGCAGTTCGAGCGGCAGCAGGCGATGCTCGCCAAGGAGATCAAGTTCATCGAGCGCTTCAAGGCGCGCGCCTCGCACGCCGCCCAGGTGCAGAGCCGGGTGAAGAAGCTCGACAAGATCGAGCGGGTCGAACCGCCGCGGCGGCGGCAGACCGTGGCGTTCGAATTCCAGCCGGCGCCGCGCTCCGGCGAGGACGTCGTCAGCCTGAAGAACGTCCACAAGGCCTATGGCAGCAAGCGCATCTATGACGGCCTCGACTTCATGATCCGTCGCAAGGAGCGTTGGTGCGTGATGGGCATCAACGGTGCCGGCAAGTCGACGCTCCTGAAGCTGGTCGCCGGTTCAACCGAGCCCGATGACGGCGCGGTCGCGGTCGGCGGCAGCGTCAAGATGGGCTATTTCGCCCAGCATGCGATGGACCTGCTCGCCGGCGAGCGCACCGTGTTCCAGTCGCTGGAGGACGCGTTTCCGCAGGCCGGACAGGGCAGCCTTCGCGCGCTCGCCGGCTGCTTCGGCTTCTCCGGTGACGATGTCGAAAAGAAGTGCCGGGTGCTGTCGGGCGGCGAGAAGGCGCGGCTGGTGATGGCCAAGATGCTGTTCGATCCGCCGAACTTCCTGGTGCTGGACGAGCCGACCAACCATCTCGATCTCGCCACCAAGGCAATGCTGATATCAGCGCTCGCCGAGTTCGAGGGCACGATGCTGTTCGTCTCGCACGACCGGCACTTCCTCGCCGCGCTCTCCAACCGCGTGCTGGAGCTGACGCCTGACGGCATCCACCAATATGGCGGCGGCTACACTGAGTATGTCGCGCGCACCGGCCAGGAAGCGCCGGGACTGCGGAGCTAG
- a CDS encoding glutamine synthetase beta-grasp domain-containing protein, whose amino-acid sequence MTKYKLEYIWLDGYTPTPSLRGKTQIKEFASFPTLEQLPLWGFDGSSTQQAEGHSSDCVLKPVACYPDAARENGVLVMCEVMMPDGKTPHPSNKRATILDDDGAWFGFEQEYFFYKDGRPLGFPEEGYPAPQGPYYTGVGYKNVGSVARKIVEEHLNLCLAAGINHEGINAEVAKGQWEFQIFGKGSKTAADQMWMARYLMLRLTESYGIDIEFHCKPLGDTDWNGSGMHANFSTKYMREVGGKEYFEKLMGAFEKNLMDHIAVYGPDNDKRLTGKHETAPWNKFSYGVADRGASIRVPHSFVNNGYKGYLEDRRPNSQGDPYQIASQILKTISEVPTGAKAAA is encoded by the coding sequence ATGACCAAGTACAAGCTCGAGTATATCTGGCTCGACGGATATACGCCGACGCCGAGCCTGCGCGGTAAGACGCAGATCAAGGAATTCGCGTCGTTCCCGACCCTCGAACAGCTTCCGCTGTGGGGCTTTGACGGTTCGTCCACCCAGCAGGCTGAAGGCCACAGCTCTGACTGCGTGCTGAAGCCGGTCGCCTGCTATCCCGACGCCGCGCGCGAGAACGGCGTGCTGGTGATGTGCGAAGTCATGATGCCCGACGGCAAGACCCCGCATCCGTCCAACAAGCGCGCCACCATCCTGGACGACGACGGCGCCTGGTTCGGCTTCGAGCAGGAATACTTCTTCTACAAGGACGGCCGCCCGCTCGGCTTCCCGGAAGAGGGTTATCCGGCGCCGCAGGGCCCGTACTACACCGGCGTCGGTTACAAGAACGTCGGCAGCGTTGCCCGCAAGATCGTGGAGGAGCATCTCAATCTCTGCCTCGCCGCCGGCATCAACCACGAAGGCATCAACGCCGAAGTGGCGAAGGGCCAGTGGGAATTCCAGATCTTCGGCAAGGGCTCCAAGACCGCCGCTGACCAGATGTGGATGGCTCGCTACCTGATGCTGCGTCTCACCGAGAGCTACGGCATCGACATCGAATTCCATTGCAAGCCGCTCGGCGACACCGACTGGAACGGCTCGGGCATGCACGCCAACTTCTCGACCAAGTACATGCGCGAAGTCGGCGGCAAGGAATACTTCGAGAAGCTGATGGGAGCCTTCGAGAAGAACCTGATGGATCACATCGCCGTCTACGGCCCGGACAACGACAAGCGCCTGACCGGCAAGCACGAGACCGCGCCCTGGAACAAGTTCAGCTACGGCGTGGCTGACCGTGGCGCCTCGATCCGTGTGCCGCACTCGTTCGTCAACAACGGCTACAAGGGCTATCTGGAAGACCGCCGCCCGAACTCGCAAGGCGACCCCTACCAGATCGCTTCGCAGATCCTGAAGACGATCTCCGAGGTTCCGACCGGAGCGAAGGCTGCGGCTTAA
- a CDS encoding MliC family protein, with protein sequence MAYRGGAIVIGAILFELFGSSNVSAQSAFRNYHCADGTQFIAGFFNGDTRAHLQLDGKAVTLKKRLSLTGTRYRGGGVTLEISRTGLARLRHARRPATACELA encoded by the coding sequence ATGGCTTATCGCGGGGGCGCCATTGTCATCGGCGCAATTCTTTTCGAGCTCTTTGGTTCCTCGAACGTGTCGGCGCAGTCCGCCTTCCGGAATTATCATTGCGCTGACGGCACGCAGTTCATTGCCGGGTTCTTCAACGGAGATACGCGCGCGCATCTGCAACTCGACGGCAAGGCGGTGACGCTGAAGAAGCGCCTGTCGCTGACGGGCACACGCTACAGGGGTGGCGGGGTCACGCTTGAGATCAGCCGGACCGGGCTTGCCAGGCTCCGGCATGCGAGGCGGCCGGCGACGGCCTGCGAGCTGGCATGA
- a CDS encoding tyrosine-protein phosphatase: protein MSEAPARHLNLAGASNFRDLGGYQTRDGRTVRWRQIFRSNHLAHLTEQDVAVVRSLGVKSAFDFRGVAERAEALCGMSDVTVHSLPVEPTVVASLRAIASSRQLSEADAIDVMRDSYRGYVHDNTARYRTLFAHLLEDRAPLVIHCTAGKDRTGFACALILHALGVSEQVIADDYLLTNQFYKRDPAHSTELPDDVKQVLGTVRAAFLEAAFEAIDADYGSLDGYFREGLGLGQAERKALEGRYLQA, encoded by the coding sequence ATGTCCGAAGCCCCTGCCCGTCACCTCAATCTCGCCGGCGCCAGCAATTTTCGCGACCTTGGCGGCTACCAGACGCGCGACGGGCGGACGGTGCGCTGGCGCCAGATCTTCCGCTCCAACCATCTTGCGCATCTCACCGAGCAGGACGTCGCCGTGGTGCGCTCGCTCGGGGTTAAAAGCGCGTTCGATTTTCGCGGCGTCGCCGAGCGCGCCGAGGCGCTGTGCGGCATGAGCGACGTCACCGTGCATTCGCTCCCCGTCGAGCCGACCGTGGTGGCGTCGCTGCGCGCGATCGCCAGCAGCCGTCAGCTCTCGGAAGCCGATGCAATCGATGTGATGCGGGATTCCTACCGGGGCTATGTGCACGACAACACCGCGCGCTACCGCACGCTGTTTGCCCATCTATTGGAGGACCGCGCGCCGCTCGTGATCCACTGCACCGCCGGCAAGGACCGCACCGGCTTTGCCTGCGCGCTGATCCTGCACGCGCTCGGCGTGTCCGAGCAGGTGATCGCGGACGACTATCTCCTGACCAACCAGTTCTACAAGCGCGACCCGGCCCACAGCACCGAGTTGCCCGATGATGTCAAGCAGGTGCTCGGCACGGTGCGCGCGGCGTTTCTGGAGGCTGCATTCGAGGCGATCGATGCCGATTACGGCAGCCTCGACGGTTACTTCCGTGAAGGCCTCGGGCTCGGCCAGGCCGAGCGCAAGGCGCTTGAAGGCCGCTACCTGCAGGCCTGA
- a CDS encoding GrlR family regulatory protein, translated as MLNGLYKVEYGINGAFGRSIMCMHDGKMLGGNSAFAHLGTYQVTEGEIAAEVITERHNDDPNFKPLMGADVTVIKVRGRREGSTILLEGKADAMPDGVFWANLAPLDDEALPPRGAVGPGGIVNGLYSIHLRALDGVDAGLTGVMLLMDGRILGGDAFFYYLGSYSSADGRWRGEIVNQEHTPAKGEYPVFGGYEVGIGFAGSCRADGAELEGIALAGKRSLRLSAELRLMRRA; from the coding sequence GTGCTCAACGGACTTTACAAGGTCGAGTACGGCATCAACGGCGCATTCGGCCGCAGCATCATGTGCATGCATGACGGCAAGATGCTGGGCGGCAATTCGGCCTTTGCCCATCTCGGCACCTATCAGGTGACGGAAGGCGAGATCGCCGCCGAGGTGATCACCGAGCGCCACAATGACGATCCGAACTTCAAGCCGCTGATGGGCGCCGACGTCACCGTCATCAAGGTGCGCGGCAGGCGCGAGGGTTCCACCATCCTGCTCGAGGGCAAGGCCGACGCCATGCCGGACGGCGTGTTCTGGGCGAATTTGGCGCCGCTCGACGACGAGGCCTTGCCGCCGCGCGGGGCGGTCGGTCCCGGCGGCATCGTCAACGGACTGTACTCTATCCATCTCCGCGCGCTCGACGGTGTCGACGCCGGGCTCACCGGGGTCATGTTGCTGATGGACGGCCGCATCCTCGGCGGCGACGCGTTCTTCTACTATCTCGGCTCGTATTCGTCCGCGGATGGCCGCTGGCGGGGCGAGATCGTCAACCAGGAGCATACGCCGGCGAAGGGCGAGTACCCGGTGTTCGGCGGTTATGAAGTCGGCATCGGCTTCGCCGGTTCGTGCCGTGCGGACGGTGCCGAGCTCGAAGGCATCGCGCTGGCCGGCAAGCGCAGCCTTCGCCTGTCCGCCGAACTGCGGCTGATGCGCCGGGCGTAA
- a CDS encoding DUF2735 domain-containing protein, producing MITTGQHQGPIQGSATIYQFPAGGRAALGGRRYGETRAALELAAEVETAACSESWYHQAAIDDAKPGRDH from the coding sequence ATGATCACCACGGGCCAACACCAAGGACCGATCCAAGGATCGGCAACGATCTATCAATTCCCGGCAGGGGGCCGCGCGGCTCTCGGCGGACGCCGCTACGGCGAGACGCGGGCCGCGCTCGAACTCGCCGCTGAAGTCGAGACCGCGGCCTGCAGCGAGAGCTGGTACCATCAGGCGGCGATCGACGACGCCAAGCCGGGCCGCGATCACTGA
- a CDS encoding DMT family transporter has product MQVWFLYLLALGAGICVAVQQVLNGNLRSALNSPAWAGLVSYLGGLVTMAVVLVATREPVPSWKLVTAVPWWAWSGGVLGGIFILLMILLLPPLGAATLLALVVAGQMLAGIAMDHFGLFGLAQHPVSVSRLAGIALIIGGVLLIKD; this is encoded by the coding sequence ATGCAAGTCTGGTTTCTCTATCTGCTCGCGCTCGGCGCCGGCATCTGCGTCGCCGTTCAGCAGGTCCTGAACGGCAATCTCAGGTCCGCCCTCAACTCGCCGGCCTGGGCCGGGCTCGTCAGCTATCTCGGCGGGCTCGTGACGATGGCGGTCGTGCTGGTCGCGACGCGCGAGCCGGTGCCGTCCTGGAAGCTGGTGACGGCGGTGCCGTGGTGGGCCTGGAGCGGCGGCGTCCTCGGCGGCATCTTCATCCTGCTGATGATCCTGCTGCTGCCGCCGCTCGGCGCCGCGACCCTGCTGGCACTGGTGGTTGCGGGTCAAATGCTCGCGGGCATCGCGATGGACCATTTTGGCCTGTTCGGGCTGGCGCAGCACCCTGTGTCGGTTTCACGGCTGGCCGGCATCGCGCTGATCATCGGCGGCGTGCTTCTGATCAAGGATTGA
- a CDS encoding substrate-binding domain-containing protein: MGNSVRVLSTLALKGAVARLAAAYQAASGVAIDADFAPTLALLERLRGGEGADLVILTREGLDQMIGEGRVARQSAVDLARSYVGVAVKAGAAHPDIATEAALRAALLGARAVAYSRLGASGILFAQLIERLGIVEAINARAVIIPSGFTAEKLVSGDADLAIQQISELKQIEGIEVVGPIPLDLQTPAVFSAGRVAASQRAAAADHLLRYLSSAEVAPVLRETGLEP; encoded by the coding sequence ATGGGCAATTCGGTTCGCGTGCTTTCGACGCTGGCGCTGAAGGGCGCGGTCGCGCGGCTTGCCGCCGCCTATCAGGCGGCGAGCGGCGTTGCGATCGACGCCGATTTCGCCCCGACGCTGGCACTGCTCGAACGCCTGCGCGGCGGCGAGGGCGCCGACCTCGTGATCCTGACCCGCGAGGGCCTCGACCAGATGATCGGCGAGGGCCGCGTTGCGCGCCAAAGTGCTGTCGATCTTGCGCGCTCCTATGTCGGCGTCGCGGTGAAGGCGGGGGCCGCGCATCCCGACATCGCAACCGAAGCCGCGCTGCGTGCGGCGCTGCTCGGTGCGCGGGCGGTGGCCTATTCGCGGCTCGGCGCCAGCGGCATCCTGTTCGCCCAGTTGATCGAGCGTCTCGGCATTGTGGAGGCGATCAACGCGCGGGCGGTGATCATTCCGAGCGGCTTCACCGCGGAGAAGCTCGTCAGCGGCGACGCCGATCTGGCGATCCAGCAGATCAGCGAGTTGAAGCAGATCGAGGGCATCGAGGTCGTCGGGCCGATTCCGCTGGATTTGCAGACCCCGGCGGTGTTCTCCGCCGGCCGCGTGGCAGCGTCGCAGCGCGCAGCGGCCGCTGATCATCTGCTGCGCTATCTGTCGTCGGCTGAAGTCGCGCCGGTGCTGCGCGAGACCGGGCTCGAGCCTTGA
- a CDS encoding xanthine dehydrogenase family protein molybdopterin-binding subunit translates to MRPSRREFVKWLSAGGISVSLSHLALAKEPAFASRETLPGRGHFNPAENGAGRVDGVAKVTGAKLYASDFRAADMPGWPATTAHAILVRADDAMHVYAGMDLVRLDGPAKPSVIVTAADLDRIGTRVPEFYTGDLFCPVGKTPLYLGQPVALLIFEQFDAFDRARLALRDGGFVKFGDETGPVVLPNYGAYRFTRVAGATPDAPDVYSPIQAGWVSPSRIQNAALPVWLPLAKETKADYAKAATHGEAIRAQLAKDDPTQLVLDREFETQSVDPMFLEPESGLAWYSDNSGNLELVLGVQSPYEATESIAFMLGKARPPFRPSHINAQFAHVGGGFGGRDHTPFVLYVALAAMFFPGRPVRLAQDRYQQFQGGIKRHPIKMRSRIGIDRASGKITAFVADHVLDGGGLANFSANVAVVAATAAIGIYDIPKVDVTTVALHSRGVPAGSMRGYGTLQTMTALEVLIDEAASELKVDPIAFRRNNALKQNGRTMTGNPYIVSVRTPDILDKLETHPIWRQRADFRRKAPEGRLVGTGVACVTKDYGSGADCSLGRVEINAEGRIAIHCDHVEMGNGVGTALANRVASHLGAVADEVAVSRVDSYDALGLVTSGDPYTMDQKTQDLAERNPRWVPAISSATSASIGAHVGTHSSAEAARVIFRFGLWPAALELWHIAKADPRARRWDKAHWKDGQLVLDDLAPLPLPKLAATAHARGFVTGAIAHSFSRWAWSRARFPLFGEQYRAEIDTLAVRRGRNQFERIDRTSVKFPPTDNNRIGTAYTSMCGTLVRVEIERATGSLRIAKAYSVFECGRALVPEVVLGQSHGGFAMGVGYALLETLPPFEGGPGNGQWNLGQYLIARGSDLPLHDLEIEMLPPMTPDEPPKGMAEVVMIPIVPALLNAINDATGHRFRSLPVTTSLLKGALA, encoded by the coding sequence ATGCGGCCTTCGCGACGCGAATTCGTGAAGTGGTTGTCGGCAGGCGGCATCTCGGTCAGCCTGTCGCATCTGGCGCTGGCGAAGGAACCAGCTTTCGCGAGCCGCGAGACGCTGCCCGGGCGCGGCCATTTCAATCCGGCGGAAAACGGCGCCGGCCGTGTCGACGGCGTGGCCAAGGTCACCGGCGCAAAGCTCTACGCCTCTGATTTTCGCGCCGCCGACATGCCGGGCTGGCCCGCGACCACCGCGCACGCCATCCTGGTGCGCGCCGATGACGCGATGCACGTCTATGCCGGCATGGACCTCGTCCGACTCGATGGTCCGGCAAAGCCGTCGGTTATCGTGACCGCTGCCGATCTCGACCGGATCGGCACGCGGGTTCCGGAATTCTACACCGGCGACCTGTTCTGCCCGGTCGGCAAGACGCCGCTCTATCTCGGGCAGCCGGTCGCGCTGTTGATCTTCGAGCAGTTCGACGCTTTCGACCGCGCGCGCCTCGCGCTGCGCGATGGCGGCTTCGTCAAATTCGGCGACGAGACCGGGCCGGTCGTCCTGCCGAACTACGGCGCGTATCGCTTCACGCGCGTGGCGGGCGCCACGCCTGACGCGCCCGACGTCTATTCGCCGATCCAGGCCGGCTGGGTTTCGCCGAGTCGCATCCAGAACGCGGCGCTGCCGGTCTGGTTGCCGCTCGCCAAGGAAACCAAGGCCGACTACGCCAAGGCCGCGACCCATGGCGAAGCGATCCGCGCCCAGCTCGCCAAGGACGATCCGACACAGCTCGTGCTCGACCGCGAGTTCGAGACCCAGTCGGTCGATCCGATGTTCCTCGAGCCGGAGAGCGGGCTCGCCTGGTACAGCGACAACAGCGGCAATCTCGAACTTGTGCTCGGCGTGCAGTCGCCCTATGAGGCGACCGAGTCGATCGCCTTCATGCTCGGCAAGGCCCGCCCGCCGTTCCGGCCCTCGCACATCAACGCGCAATTCGCCCATGTCGGCGGCGGCTTCGGCGGCCGCGACCATACCCCGTTCGTGCTTTACGTGGCGCTGGCGGCGATGTTCTTCCCGGGCCGGCCGGTGCGGCTGGCGCAGGACCGCTACCAGCAGTTCCAGGGCGGCATCAAACGCCACCCGATCAAGATGCGCTCGCGGATCGGCATCGATCGCGCGAGCGGCAAGATCACCGCATTCGTCGCCGACCATGTGCTCGACGGCGGCGGGCTCGCCAACTTCTCGGCCAATGTCGCGGTCGTTGCCGCGACCGCCGCGATCGGCATCTACGACATCCCCAAGGTCGACGTCACCACCGTGGCGCTGCATTCGCGCGGCGTCCCCGCAGGCTCGATGCGCGGCTACGGCACGCTGCAGACCATGACCGCGCTCGAAGTCCTGATCGACGAGGCGGCGAGCGAGCTCAAGGTCGATCCGATCGCGTTCCGGCGCAACAATGCGCTGAAGCAGAACGGCCGGACCATGACCGGCAATCCCTACATCGTATCGGTGCGCACGCCCGACATCCTCGACAAGCTCGAGACGCATCCGATCTGGCGGCAGCGCGCCGACTTCAGGCGAAAGGCGCCGGAGGGACGCCTGGTCGGCACCGGCGTCGCCTGCGTCACCAAGGATTACGGCTCGGGCGCGGATTGCTCGCTCGGCCGGGTCGAGATCAATGCCGAGGGACGGATCGCGATCCACTGCGACCACGTCGAGATGGGCAATGGCGTCGGCACCGCGCTCGCCAACCGGGTCGCGAGCCATCTCGGCGCCGTCGCCGATGAGGTCGCGGTCTCTCGGGTCGACAGCTATGACGCACTCGGCCTCGTCACCTCGGGCGATCCCTACACGATGGATCAGAAGACCCAGGATCTCGCCGAGAGGAACCCGCGCTGGGTGCCCGCGATCAGCTCGGCGACCAGTGCGTCGATCGGCGCCCATGTCGGCACGCACTCGTCGGCCGAGGCGGCGCGCGTCATCTTCCGCTTCGGCCTGTGGCCGGCGGCGCTCGAGCTCTGGCACATCGCCAAGGCCGATCCCCGCGCCCGCCGGTGGGACAAGGCGCACTGGAAGGATGGCCAGTTGGTGCTCGACGATCTCGCACCGCTGCCCTTGCCAAAGCTTGCCGCGACCGCGCATGCGCGCGGCTTCGTCACCGGCGCCATCGCGCACAGCTTCTCGCGCTGGGCCTGGTCGCGCGCGCGCTTCCCTCTGTTCGGCGAACAGTACCGCGCCGAGATCGACACGCTCGCTGTTCGTCGTGGCCGGAACCAATTCGAGCGGATCGACCGAACAAGCGTGAAATTCCCGCCAACCGACAACAACCGGATCGGCACCGCCTACACCTCGATGTGCGGCACGCTGGTCCGCGTCGAGATCGAGCGCGCGACCGGCAGCTTGCGCATCGCCAAGGCCTACAGCGTGTTCGAATGCGGCCGGGCGCTGGTGCCTGAAGTGGTGCTCGGCCAGTCGCATGGCGGGTTCGCGATGGGCGTCGGCTACGCGCTGCTGGAAACCCTGCCCCCGTTCGAAGGCGGGCCCGGCAACGGGCAGTGGAATCTCGGCCAGTACCTGATCGCGCGCGGCTCCGACCTGCCGCTGCACGATCTCGAGATCGAGATGCTGCCGCCAATGACGCCGGACGAGCCGCCGAAGGGCATGGCCGAGGTGGTGATGATCCCGATCGTGCCGGCGCTGCTCAACGCCATCAACGATGCGACCGGCCACCGCTTCCGCTCGCTGCCGGTGACAACAAGCCTGCTCAAGGGAGCGCTGGCGTGA